The Mycteria americana isolate JAX WOST 10 ecotype Jacksonville Zoo and Gardens chromosome 18, USCA_MyAme_1.0, whole genome shotgun sequence region gagctggggaagggtctggagcacaaggctgatggggagcggctgagggacctggggttgttcagcctggagaagaggaggctgaggggagacctcatcgctctctacaactgcctgaaaggaggctgtagagaggttgggtcggtttcttctcccaggtcacaagtgatagggcgagaggaaatggcctcaagttgcgccaggggaggtttagactggatattaggaaattttacttcaccgaaagggttatcaaacactggaacaggctgcccagggaaggggttgagtccccatccctggaggtatttaaaagccgtttggatgaggtgcttagggacatggtgtagtggtgggcttggcagtgttaggtttacggttggactcgatgatcttaaagggcttttccaacctatacgattctgtgattccgtgattctgtgacttgTCCTACGGCTCAGCTCAATTCAGCAGTCACTTTGTGTGGGGAAAGGACAATGTAAGTGAGTAGGAATCAGGACTGCCATTTCTATAGGAGAGAGAAGGTATTAGAGAGTAACAGGACActttggaaaagcaggaaaatgacGACATTTTCCCGCAGGCAGTGTTAGGTGTGTTAGCATCCCTGCCTTTCTCCCTGCCATGTCTTCCACGAGGTCCTTCCCACCCCTCTCGCGCCAGGCCGGGCACCGTACATACTGGTCTTCCAGGCATCCGGAGCCTGCAGGTCGGAGGTCTTCACTGCCCAGGACGCAAAGGCACAGAAGACGAGGCACATGTCTTTGTGGGTCAGCGCCAGCGGAGCCTGGGGCCTCCCTGCGAGAAGAAGAGCACGAGGCTTGGGGTTTTATGAACCTCCTCTGCCAAAGCAGGCTCCAGTCCCTTTGGGGCAGCGAGTCCCTTGCACTCCCCGAGAAATACATCTTTGTCACACATTTTCCCTCCCAGAAGACCTTTTTTCACCATCGGTCAGGTCAAACATGTCTCTTTAGGACTCAGGTACCTAAGGAGAGGGGCACATTTTTCACTCCCCTCAGTTTTACACTTTGTTAAGAGCCCGAGGCAGGTATTTCTCAATGCTACCCATGGGCCTGGGAGGCACAGCCAGCCGACATGCCGCCTCCAGGACCTCTGACTGCCCTACCACCTCCCTGCATTTCTTCCCACCCTTCTCCCTGCGTggtggctggaagcagggagtAGGTTTAGGAGAGAGCAAGTCCTGGGCTGGCTGCCGAtgcgctggggctgcaggcaggtccCTCCGGTCCCCTTCCTGCAAGACAATGTCCCGAGGCGCACGCAGCTCTAGTACAAGACACAGCCCCCTGAGAAGCACCAGCGCTCAGCACCTCCCCCCAGATCCCACCTCGCTCCCGCTGCGGGGACAAGGAGGGAGACAGCCCTGAGTGCTctgcatctctttctctgctggagtTCCAGCCTAGCACAACTTGCAGACATGCTGCAAGAAAGAGTCGGTTATTTTTGCTCCTGTGTTTATTTGATCAGGCTTTTAATTAAAGCTGGCTTATTAATTAGCTACGACCACGGCGAAGGGGTTTCTCTGTGCAAACAGACTGGAAGCTCTATTTTGAGGCACCCTTTGGGATGACTCATtcattgtttggttttaatatcAACTGTGAGGCACTGTGGCTGTAAGCATCGTACAAGCTTTAAGATAAATACGCTGGCTGTCCTAGTGGGTCAGACTTGCTCTCCCTTTATTGCTGTTTCTCTTACCTGCCTCCAGTAACAGTCAATGTTCAGGTAACCTCTGAGGTCCCTGGAGGGTGTTTTTTGAATTAGCGTGTGTTTTAAAGTCCCCCTCACCTCTTTCAGCTGGAAGTCTTGGACATGTTCCGCTCTGTGCTCACCTTTTCCCCCACCAATACCAGATGGATTAGCAGCCCAGCCTTAACAggacagcagctcagcagccgTTGCCTTATCTCAGGGGCATGAGTTCTTTGGCACAGAAGGATTTTGCTGTTTTGCCTCCCATTTCCTCATCAGAAATACAGGTGTCTGGTTCTGTAGGTAGTTGCATGGCACTGGGATGGGGGATTCCTATCTCTACCAGACCCTGCAATAACACCAGCCATGTTTAATGCAGCTCTCCGCTTCAGTAAATTTTGCTTGGTCAGAGTGCAAGAGAATAGATTAGATCCACACGAAATGATATCCCTTCAGGGGGACATGTGAATCAGCTAGGACAGGGACTTTGGGCCAGACTGAGATGCAGCCTGTTGCACGCATGCTGTCACGACCACCTCTGCCCCAGGACTGGAGTTTGAGGGAAGCAAAGCAAGTTATGCCCAGAATATACCCAGATTCCTTGTCCATGCATCCTGCAGCACCGCGAGCCAGCCTGCGGGGCCTGGCCAGCAGCACTCGCTTGGCATAGGGACGGCGTGAGCATCACCAGAGCGAGCCAATGCGACACAGCGTGTCTCGGTGGTAGCTTTAGCCACGCTTCCAAAGATCCTTGCTAAAGCCCAGGGCTGCTGTGTGGCAAGGTAACGTGCCAGGAGTGTGATTTCAGACCTGCCGGAGCCCACCCAAATGCTCCCATCTGTACGGCGGCCTTAATGCCGCTGCGGCTGGAGTGGAGATGGCTGCAGCAGGACCAGAGCTGGCTGCCAGGCTTCCCGAGGGGCGGTGGGAGCAGGGGAGACCACGCAAGGCAGAGGCACGTCTCTACGCGCAGCGGCAAGCCGGGGCTgtcgggcagcgggcaggggatAACGGTGCTTTACCTGTCAGCGCAAGGGCCATGTCCAAACCTTCTGGCAGCGCCTGGCCTCTTCCCAGCGGAGCCAGCGGGACGATGGGGAGCTTCTCTCCGGATCCTCTCCACACGAGagcttggggtgctggggctgggcctCTGATGAGATGCATTGGCCTTTGCAGGAGGGACTTCAAAGCCCCCACAGCTTTCTTCACCTCGGAGGCTGGAGTGATTGAGAAAATCcctctccagccctccctgttcccaggccTGTCTGGAAAGAAGTGTTCATACATCTCAGGACCCGAGATAACCAGGGAGTCTTTGACTGAGGCCGAGTCGGGATCCTCATATTGCAGCTGAGCGTGGTCCAAGCTGCTGAACTTCTTTCGCTTCCTGTCTTTACCCttgacttttttcctgtttccttctggttcattgaaaaaatattcataCAGTTCAGGCAAGGATATTTCCCTTTCCAAGGGTGTTTTCTCCCCCTCCACTGAGttccccattccttcttcttccccttggGAGTCACAGAACAAATAGTCATACATCTCAGGCCAAGTCACGTCCAGGGTGTCTGCCCTTGCAGAGGACCCGGCTGCAAAGCAAGGGgggcccagctccccggggaTCTCAGCTGCAGGCTCCCCATGAGCTCCCTCAGCAGCATCCCCTCCAAAAGCCACCGCGCTCTTGGGATGGAGAGGCTTCCCCGGCACCTCCTGGCACGCGTCTCCCGAAGGAGCCGCGGCTCCGCTGGCAGGGATCACCGGCACGTTGTCACGTATGCCCAAGCCACCAGCCTGCCCTGGCTTTGAATGCTTGCTGGCCTTCGCCTTCCCCAGGGGCTGTGCCCCCGGCTCCTTCACCTTCTGCTTCGGGGGAGCGCTCACAGCTGGATCGCCCTCATCTGTGCCAGGGCCAGGCGCTGGCCGTTtgctctcccctgcctcctcGCTCCCCAGCTTCACAGGAGCTGGCTtggctgccttctccttccctttgctctTCCGTGAGGACAGCGGCGAGCTTACAGTTGCCTTTGCGGGGACACCGGTCCCCTGTGCCGCAGCCCCCGCAGgctccctgtccccctgggcTGCCTCGGTGGCACTGGCTCCACGTTGCTTGCGGCTCTTTCTCAGCTGTCCTGGCACCTTGGGCCTCACAACGTCCGGGGAGCCAGCTGGGGAGCTCCGCTCGGCGCCCGCTCTCTCCCCGCTCGCCTCCTCCCGCGCTGGGCAGCCGGGTGCTCTGGGTGCAGTCTCCAGGGCTGGGCTCGGGGGGTGGTCACGCGGGGGTCCCTGTAGCCCGGGCTCCAAGCGGGAAGCGCTGCTAGGACTTTTCCTCGCCGAACCCTCCGGGGAGGTAGCCAGCGCCGGCGAGCTGCCCTGCGCCGGAGCCCCCGGCTGTGCCACCACCAGGCTGCCACGGGGCTGTTCCCCTCCTGCATCCCCTCCCTGTTCGGGGGTGCTTGTTCCAGCGGGGTGGCTGGGAGGCTCCATGGCCTGACTGCCGCTGGCCGCTCCTTTCTCTGATGCCGACGCCGGCTGCGGTGCTGCTGCTTCACATGCTGTGTCCTGCCCCGGGCTGCTCTCGGCTGTGCCGCCAGCTGGGCCGGcacgggcggctgcggggggacaggggggctgcCTCCCCTGCGCGCTGGGCATTGGAGCGGACAAAAGACAGCCGGGCTTGTCGCTCTCGCACAGAAACCTGCCGACCGAGCCCAGGTCCGCTTCGTCCTCGCTGCCCGAGAGAAGCTCCGGCAGGGCGAGATGCCCGCCAGCGGGCCGGCGCAGGGAGGCGTCTCCGGGCACCCCACGTGGGGCAGAGCTTCCCGTGCCAGGCCCTGGCCCGCTGCCCACCCTCACTGCGATCTGCCCGTCTGTGCTGGTGCGGCAGTCCCTCCCCGGCACGCCGTCCCCTTGTTCAATGTCACTGAGACACTGCTCCTCGGCCGTGGCCAGGGCGACCGGCGCTAGGTTGCATTCCTCCGACGCCAAGAAGAACTCAGCCCAGTCCCTGTCGTTCAGCTGGATGCTGTACTCGAAGTTATCCAtgcctgcagcagcaaagcaagggGAGGGGGCCGGAGAGATcaggggatgaggagggggcACTAGCATCAGCGGACATAGCCGAGGTGTATGCCCCTAACCCTTTCCCCCCGGGttcctgccctgcttccctgCCATCCGCATTCACTCATCCTCACTCAtttccagctgaaatcagtgggaggcAAGGGCAGCTCCTGGCAGACTCCGCAGGACAGGTATGGCTGTGCTGGCCCGGAACCCAGCCAGCAGTGGAGACCACTGCTACCCCCCTCCGGTCCCTTCTGCTCCCTGACCACAGCAGCACAGTGGGCTTGGGATTCTCTCCGCAGCAGCACCGCACCTCACATACCCCTTTCCTTACTCCCATTTTGAAAAGTGGGAGATTTACGCTTTTGAGCATTCCTGCTGCCACAGCATCATGCACGAAGCACAGTCCGAACAAGGACATTTCGGCAAGCCACGACAACCCCTTCCGTGCCCGTGGCTCTGGGGAGGGAGATGCAACAGAGCCCAAAACCCAGCAGGGGGGATCCAGCGGTAGGAGAAGAAGCAGAGAGATCACGAAGCCGCATCCTACCTGTACCACAATCTAAGCTGGTGATGGAGCCATT contains the following coding sequences:
- the PERM1 gene encoding PGC-1 and ERR-induced regulator in muscle protein 1; amino-acid sequence: MDNFEYSIQLNDRDWAEFFLASEECNLAPVALATAEEQCLSDIEQGDGVPGRDCRTSTDGQIAVRVGSGPGPGTGSSAPRGVPGDASLRRPAGGHLALPELLSGSEDEADLGSVGRFLCESDKPGCLLSAPMPSAQGRQPPCPPAAARAGPAGGTAESSPGQDTACEAAAPQPASASEKGAASGSQAMEPPSHPAGTSTPEQGGDAGGEQPRGSLVVAQPGAPAQGSSPALATSPEGSARKSPSSASRLEPGLQGPPRDHPPSPALETAPRAPGCPAREEASGERAGAERSSPAGSPDVVRPKVPGQLRKSRKQRGASATEAAQGDREPAGAAAQGTGVPAKATVSSPLSSRKSKGKEKAAKPAPVKLGSEEAGESKRPAPGPGTDEGDPAVSAPPKQKVKEPGAQPLGKAKASKHSKPGQAGGLGIRDNVPVIPASGAAAPSGDACQEVPGKPLHPKSAVAFGGDAAEGAHGEPAAEIPGELGPPCFAAGSSARADTLDVTWPEMYDYLFCDSQGEEEGMGNSVEGEKTPLEREISLPELYEYFFNEPEGNRKKVKGKDRKRKKFSSLDHAQLQYEDPDSASVKDSLVISGPEMYEHFFPDRPGNREGWRGIFSITPASEVKKAVGALKSLLQRPMHLIRGPAPAPQALVWRGSGEKLPIVPLAPLGRGQALPEGLDMALALTGRPQAPLALTHKDMCLVFCAFASWAVKTSDLQAPDAWKTMFLASFGTLSAIRYFRRQVREGRSRT